In Gossypium raimondii isolate GPD5lz chromosome 12, ASM2569854v1, whole genome shotgun sequence, a single window of DNA contains:
- the LOC105763834 gene encoding uncharacterized protein LOC105763834 isoform X1 has protein sequence MVAGGGRCKWVDAAPRKSLEGKERLLYEKKRKIKEALEEGKPIPTELRNEEAALRQEIDLEDNYTSIPKTHIDDEYANATVRDPKILLTTSRDPSAPLIQFVKELKFVFPNAERMNRGSQVISEIIESCRSHEFTDVILVHEHRGIPDGLIISHLPFGPMAYFGLLNVVTRHDIKDKKAIGTMPEAYPHLILDNFKTKLGERTANILKHLFPVPKPDTKRIVTFANRSDYILFRHHIYEKPGGPKSVELKEIGPRFELRLYQVKLGTMEQSEAQIEWVIRPYMNTTKKRSFIGNEPEPDDKRKRNKA, from the exons ATGGTTGCAGGCGGCGGCAGATGCAAGTGGGTAGATGCGGCGCCTAG GAAGAGCTTGGAAGGCAAAGAGCGTTTGCTTTATGAGAAGAAACGGAAGATCAAAGAAGCCCTTGAAg AGGGAAAACCCATTCCAACTGAACTCCGGAATGAGGAGGCCGCGCTTCGCCAAGAAATTGACCTTGAAGATAATTACACTTCCa TTCCCAAAactcatattgatgatgaataTGCAAATGCAACTGTACGAGATCCTAAGATTTTGCTGACAACATCTCGTGATCCAAGTGCTCCTCTTATACAGTTTGTTAAG GAATTGAAGTTTGTCTTTCCTAATGCAGAGCGAATGAATCGTGGTAGCCAG GTTATATCTGAAATTATTGAAAGTTGCCGTTCGCATGAGTTTACAGATGTAATTTTGGTTCATGAACATCGGGGTATACCTGATGGTTTGATTATAAGTCATCTACCTTTCGGTCCCATGGCATACTTTGGGTTACTCAATGTG GTTACAAGACATGACATTAAAGACAAGAAAGCCATCGGAACAATGCCTGAGGCTTACCCTCATTTGAttcttgataattttaaaaccaaG CTGGGTGAAAGAACAGCGAACATTCTAAAACATTTATTCCCTGTGCCAAAGCCTGATACAAAACGTATTGTGACTTTTGCTAATCGGTCCGACTATATTTTGTTCAG GCATCATATCTATGAGAAGCCTGGAGGTCCTAAATCAGTTGAGTTAAAGGAGATTGGTCCAAGGTTTGAATTGCGGCTTTACCAG GTAAAATTAGGAACAATGGAGCAGAGTGAAGCCCAGATTGAATGGGTTATTAGACCATACATGAACACAACCAAGAAACGCAGCTTCATTGGGAACGAGCCAGAACCAGatgataaaagaaagagaaataaagcTTGA
- the LOC105763834 gene encoding uncharacterized protein LOC105763834 isoform X3: protein MVAGGGRCKKSLEGKERLLYEKKRKIKEALEEGKPIPTELRNEEAALRQEIDLEDNYTSIPKTHIDDEYANATVRDPKILLTTSRDPSAPLIQFVKELKFVFPNAERMNRGSQVISEIIESCRSHEFTDVILVHEHRGIPDGLIISHLPFGPMAYFGLLNVVTRHDIKDKKAIGTMPEAYPHLILDNFKTKLGERTANILKHLFPVPKPDTKRIVTFANRSDYILFRHHIYEKPGGPKSVELKEIGPRFELRLYQVKLGTMEQSEAQIEWVIRPYMNTTKKRSFIGNEPEPDDKRKRNKA from the exons ATGGTTGCAGGCGGCGGCAGATGCAA GAAGAGCTTGGAAGGCAAAGAGCGTTTGCTTTATGAGAAGAAACGGAAGATCAAAGAAGCCCTTGAAg AGGGAAAACCCATTCCAACTGAACTCCGGAATGAGGAGGCCGCGCTTCGCCAAGAAATTGACCTTGAAGATAATTACACTTCCa TTCCCAAAactcatattgatgatgaataTGCAAATGCAACTGTACGAGATCCTAAGATTTTGCTGACAACATCTCGTGATCCAAGTGCTCCTCTTATACAGTTTGTTAAG GAATTGAAGTTTGTCTTTCCTAATGCAGAGCGAATGAATCGTGGTAGCCAG GTTATATCTGAAATTATTGAAAGTTGCCGTTCGCATGAGTTTACAGATGTAATTTTGGTTCATGAACATCGGGGTATACCTGATGGTTTGATTATAAGTCATCTACCTTTCGGTCCCATGGCATACTTTGGGTTACTCAATGTG GTTACAAGACATGACATTAAAGACAAGAAAGCCATCGGAACAATGCCTGAGGCTTACCCTCATTTGAttcttgataattttaaaaccaaG CTGGGTGAAAGAACAGCGAACATTCTAAAACATTTATTCCCTGTGCCAAAGCCTGATACAAAACGTATTGTGACTTTTGCTAATCGGTCCGACTATATTTTGTTCAG GCATCATATCTATGAGAAGCCTGGAGGTCCTAAATCAGTTGAGTTAAAGGAGATTGGTCCAAGGTTTGAATTGCGGCTTTACCAG GTAAAATTAGGAACAATGGAGCAGAGTGAAGCCCAGATTGAATGGGTTATTAGACCATACATGAACACAACCAAGAAACGCAGCTTCATTGGGAACGAGCCAGAACCAGatgataaaagaaagagaaataaagcTTGA
- the LOC105763834 gene encoding uncharacterized protein LOC105763834 isoform X2, with translation MLRRNIRLRREYLYRKSLEGKERLLYEKKRKIKEALEEGKPIPTELRNEEAALRQEIDLEDNYTSIPKTHIDDEYANATVRDPKILLTTSRDPSAPLIQFVKELKFVFPNAERMNRGSQVISEIIESCRSHEFTDVILVHEHRGIPDGLIISHLPFGPMAYFGLLNVVTRHDIKDKKAIGTMPEAYPHLILDNFKTKLGERTANILKHLFPVPKPDTKRIVTFANRSDYILFRHHIYEKPGGPKSVELKEIGPRFELRLYQVKLGTMEQSEAQIEWVIRPYMNTTKKRSFIGNEPEPDDKRKRNKA, from the exons atgttgAGAAGGAACATTCGATTGAGGAGAGAGTATTTGTACAGGAAGAGCTTGGAAGGCAAAGAGCGTTTGCTTTATGAGAAGAAACGGAAGATCAAAGAAGCCCTTGAAg AGGGAAAACCCATTCCAACTGAACTCCGGAATGAGGAGGCCGCGCTTCGCCAAGAAATTGACCTTGAAGATAATTACACTTCCa TTCCCAAAactcatattgatgatgaataTGCAAATGCAACTGTACGAGATCCTAAGATTTTGCTGACAACATCTCGTGATCCAAGTGCTCCTCTTATACAGTTTGTTAAG GAATTGAAGTTTGTCTTTCCTAATGCAGAGCGAATGAATCGTGGTAGCCAG GTTATATCTGAAATTATTGAAAGTTGCCGTTCGCATGAGTTTACAGATGTAATTTTGGTTCATGAACATCGGGGTATACCTGATGGTTTGATTATAAGTCATCTACCTTTCGGTCCCATGGCATACTTTGGGTTACTCAATGTG GTTACAAGACATGACATTAAAGACAAGAAAGCCATCGGAACAATGCCTGAGGCTTACCCTCATTTGAttcttgataattttaaaaccaaG CTGGGTGAAAGAACAGCGAACATTCTAAAACATTTATTCCCTGTGCCAAAGCCTGATACAAAACGTATTGTGACTTTTGCTAATCGGTCCGACTATATTTTGTTCAG GCATCATATCTATGAGAAGCCTGGAGGTCCTAAATCAGTTGAGTTAAAGGAGATTGGTCCAAGGTTTGAATTGCGGCTTTACCAG GTAAAATTAGGAACAATGGAGCAGAGTGAAGCCCAGATTGAATGGGTTATTAGACCATACATGAACACAACCAAGAAACGCAGCTTCATTGGGAACGAGCCAGAACCAGatgataaaagaaagagaaataaagcTTGA
- the LOC105763836 gene encoding uncharacterized protein LOC105763836 — protein MVRAYAIKGMKRKNRGEKYDKEEQEHNEQVGEAEKERAKRAAIEKPTEEVEVKEEEEGAEAGTDELVGIPIAPSEKMNNTNGVIFVLEKASLEVAKVGKSFQLLNSDDHANFLRKNNKNPADYRPDITHQALLSILDSPVNKAGRLQAVYVRTEKGVLFEVKAHVRIPRTYKRFSGIMLQLLQKLNITAVGKREKLLRVIKNPVTNYFPVNSRKIGFSYSSDKLVKMRKYVDAVGDDVNLVFVVGAMAHGKIEVDYIDDFIAISGYPLSAAMCIARITEALADKWSIL, from the exons ATGGTACGAGCGTATGCTATTAAAGGGATGAAACGGAAGAATAGAGGCGAGAAGTATGATAAAGAAGAACAAGAACATAATGAACAAGTAGGAGAAGCAGAGAAAGAACGGGCAAAGCGAGCTGCTATTGAAAAGCCAACAGAGGAAGTCGAAgttaaagaagaagaggaaggagCTGAAGCTGGAACAGATGAACTTGTGGGAATCCCAATTGCTCCCAGTGAAAAAATGAATAACACAAATGGGGTCATTTTTGTTCTTGAGAAGGCTTCATTGGAAGTTGCTAAAGTTGGAAAG AGTTTCCAACTCTTGAACTCGGATGATCATGCCAATTTCTTGcggaaaaataacaagaaccCTGCTGATTACAGACCTGACATAACACATCAG GCTCTACTGTCGATTCTAGACAGTCCGGTCAATAAGGCTGGGAGATTGCAAGCTGTGTATGTTAGAACTGAGAAAGGTGtactttttgaagttaaagCTCACGTTAGAATTCCGAGGACATATAAGCGGTTCTCTGGTATAATGT TGCAACtgctacaaaaattaaatataactgCTGTTGGCAAGCGGGAAAAGCTTTTACGAGTGATAAAGAATCCCGTAACCAATTATTTTCCTGTCAATTCTCGCAAAATAG GTTTCTCATATAGCTCAGACAAATTAGTTAAAATGAGGAAATACGTAGATGCTGTTGGTGATGATGTGAATCTTGTTTTTGTG GTGGGTGCAATGGCCCATGGGAAAATAGAGGTAGATTATATAGATGATTTTATAGCGA TTTCCGGTTATCCACTAAGTGCTGCAATGTGCATTGCAAGGATTACTGAAGCTTTGGCAGATAAGTGGAGCATATTGTAA
- the LOC105762144 gene encoding LOW QUALITY PROTEIN: (+)-neomenthol dehydrogenase (The sequence of the model RefSeq protein was modified relative to this genomic sequence to represent the inferred CDS: inserted 2 bases in 1 codon) — MADQPTKRYAVVTGSNRGIGFEICKQLATKGMTVVLTVRDETNGVEAVGKLKQFGFSETVVFHRLDVTEPASVSSLADFVRTQFGRLDILVNNAGNGGVTADEDALRDGVLGKVIWSLNWSGTLMETNELSEECLKTNYYGVKXQCETLLPLLLLSDSPRIINISSSMGQLKNISNEWAKAVLGDAENLTEDKVDQVLRIFMNDVKEDSLEAKGWPTLLATYSISKAAMNGYARVLAKKYPSFQINCVCPGSVKTDINYNTGLLPVEEGAESAVRLVLLPNNGPSGHFFVRMARSEF; from the exons ATGGCAGATCAGCCAACAAAgag GTATGCAGTGGTTACGGGTTCAAACAGGGGCATTGGATTTGAAATATGCAAGCAGTTGGCTACAAAGGGTATGACGGTGGTGTTGACGGTTAGAGACGAGACGAATGGTGTTGAAGCCGTCGGAAAATTGAAACAGTTTGGGTTCTCTGAAACTGTGGTGTTTCATCGACTGGACGTGACGGAGCCAGCGAGTGTTTCGAGTTTGGCAGATTTTGTAAGGACTCAATTTGGAAGGCTTGATATCTTG GTGAATAATGCTGGAAATGGTGGAGTAACAGCAGATGAAGATGCTTTAAGAGATGGTGTTCTTGGCAAGGTAATCTGG AGTCTCAACTGGAGTGGAACATTGATGGAAACAAATGAGTTAAGTGAGGAATGCCTCAAAACAAACTATTATGGTGTCAA ACAGTGTGAAACACTCCTCCCACTTCTCCTCTTATCTGATTCACCaagaattataaatatttcttcTTCAATGGGACAATTAA aaaacatatcaaatgaATGGGCAAAAGCAGTACTAGGAGATGCTGAAAACCTCACAGAAGACAAAGTGGATCAAGTACTGAGAATATTTATGAATGATGTCAAGGAAGATTCATTAGAAGCCAAAGGTTGGCCTACACTTTTGGCAACATATTCCATCTCAAAAGCAGCCATGAATGGCTATGCAAGGGTATTGGCTAAAAAATACCCAAGTTTCCAGATCAATTGTGTTTGCCCTGGCTCTGTCAAAACTGACATCAACTACAATACTGGCCTATTACCTGTTGAAGAAGGAGCTGAGAGTGCCGTGAGGTTGGTTTTGTTGCCCAATAATGGCCCTTCTGGCCACTTCTTTGTTAGGATGGCACGATCAGAATTCTGa
- the LOC105763839 gene encoding phosphomannomutase, with product MALKKPGLIALFDVDGTLTAPRKVATPEMLEFMKELRKVVTVGVVGGSDLVKISEQLGKSVINDYDYVFSENGLVAHKDGELIGTQSLKSFLGEDKLKEFINFTLHYIADLDIPIKRGTFIEFRSGMLNVSPIGRNCSQEERDEFEKYDKVHNIRLKMVSVLREKFAHLNLTFSIGGQISFDVFPEGWDKTYCLRYLEEFQEIHFFGDKTYKGGNDHEIYESERTVGHTVTSPGDTVKQCKALFLSNP from the exons ATGGCTCTAAAGAAACCTGGTTTGATTGCTTTATTTGATGTTGATGGAACACTTACAGCTCCAAGaaag GTGGCTACCCCTGAAATGCTGGAGTTCATGAAGGAACTGAGAAAG gTTGTTACTGTTGGAGTAGTAGGTGGATCTGATCTTGTTAAGATATCTGAGCAACTTGGGAAATCAG TGATTAATGACTATGATTATGTATTTTCTGAAAATGGACTTGTTGCTCATAAAGATGGGGAACTCATTGGAACCCAG AGTTTGAAGTCGTTTCTCGGAGAAGATAAGCTGAAG GAATTTATAAACTTCACATTGCATTATATTGCTGACTTGGATATCCCGATAAAAAG GGGGACATTCATTGAATTCCGAAGTGGGATGCTTAATGTATCTCCGATTGGACGTAACTGTAGCCAAGAAGAAAGGGATGAATTCGAAAAGTACGACaag GTTCACAATATTCGCCTGAAAATGGTGTCTGTACTTCGAGAAAAGTTTGCTCACCTTAACTTGACATTTTCAATTGGAGGGCAAATAAGCTTTGAT GTTTTCCCCGAGGGCTGGGACAAAACATATTGCTTGAGATATCTTGAAGAGTTTCAAGAAATCCACTTCTTTGGGGACAAAACTTACAAG GGAGGTAACGATCATGAAATTTATGAATCGGAGAGAACAGTAGGACACACAG TTACAAGTCCTGGTGACACAGTGAAGCAGTGCAAAGCTCTCTTCTTAAGCAACCCTTGA